The following proteins come from a genomic window of Synechococcus sp. BIOS-E4-1:
- a CDS encoding efflux RND transporter permease subunit — protein sequence MSFSDKFIKRPVLTTVCSILIVLVGVISIPTLPIASLPNIANPVIQVSSGYSGANAEVTEQAVTNPLEQQINGTPGVSYITSNSDMEGNSSISVYFDETTDIDIDQVNVQNRVSLALPQLPKQVSDTGVSVKQSTPSILLAYQVGSTEGQFDISYLNGLIYEQLYYPLSRVEGVATVTVYGGATPAFWLFVDPDKLTANGLTSEDVISAVKAQNSVAIGGLIGGPPASGDQTFTYPILVEDNGNLITIEQFENLIISRTETGNLLKLRDVGEVRYGTNTYTIQATDKKSQPALTVAVFQTPTSNALDVSKAVVEQMNKFAATVPPGVRVDQIYDIGQFIEASVEGVIDALGLAIILVLVILFLFLQNWRATIVPSLAIPISLVGAFGFLKAFGFSINQLTLLGLVLATGLVVDDAIVVIEAVSSNIEKGMRPRQAAMECMGELFGALVATALVLMAVFVPVAFYPGSIGIIYKQFALTIAFSIGISAFNALTFSPMLSGLILPKEQPRQPKGWGWIVAGVIVGLAFGKFSANSFGSWTYVAGVLIGGFAGANLSRIFESFNAGFGRLQKAYANLLQQLIKARKLVMTVLVAGMVLTLLAFNAIPGAFIPEEDQGYGMGIFQLQNGASLVETQKVGIQIAEILRKEDDIENASVINGAGFNGSSPDQGLFFYGFKPISERRNSKDSADAIIERLNAQLIELSSGLAIAIAPPAVPGFSPSGGFYFQFNDLSNGTFGFNEFSEMAGKLIKTANASGDFSSVFTQFNPSSPAVGLSIDRDVMGALNVDYQEAMNTIAIVTGGNYSGITYESGQVRNIYVQGTPDQRKNFDDILDIYVHDREGNLVQVSQFASIDLSSAPPVINHYNLYRSILIQGSEAAGKSSGQALDTMQQIFKQENFTNIGSAFTGLAALQLSSGNASLVVFGLGLLFVYLVLSAQYESYVTPVIILATVPLAMLGALAFLSMRSIDLNIYAQVGLVTLIGLAAKNGILIVEVAEQRLQQGKSAVEAVIESAESRLRPILMTAIAALAGFLPLVVANGAGSHSQQSLGTVIFGGLLVATVLSLGVVPPFYVVIKGLEARLFKQKQQDGSDDASIAGAS from the coding sequence ATGTCCTTCTCAGACAAGTTCATTAAACGGCCGGTTCTGACAACGGTCTGCAGCATTCTGATCGTGCTGGTGGGTGTGATCAGCATCCCTACGCTTCCGATCGCCAGCCTGCCGAACATTGCCAACCCAGTGATCCAGGTCAGCTCTGGATACAGCGGTGCCAATGCGGAGGTGACCGAGCAGGCAGTCACCAATCCACTGGAGCAACAAATCAACGGCACGCCCGGGGTCAGTTACATCACCTCCAACAGCGACATGGAGGGAAACAGCTCGATCAGTGTCTATTTCGATGAAACAACAGATATCGATATCGACCAAGTCAATGTTCAGAACAGGGTGAGCCTGGCGCTGCCCCAGCTACCGAAACAGGTGTCTGACACAGGTGTCTCTGTGAAGCAGAGCACCCCCTCCATTCTTTTGGCTTACCAGGTGGGTTCGACCGAAGGCCAGTTCGATATCAGTTATCTCAATGGCCTGATCTACGAGCAGCTTTATTACCCCCTTTCCAGAGTCGAAGGCGTGGCGACGGTGACCGTCTACGGCGGAGCCACTCCTGCCTTCTGGCTGTTTGTGGATCCAGACAAATTGACCGCCAACGGGCTGACTTCCGAGGATGTGATTTCGGCGGTGAAGGCACAAAACAGTGTGGCGATCGGCGGACTCATCGGAGGACCGCCAGCCTCCGGCGATCAGACATTCACCTATCCAATCCTGGTTGAGGACAACGGCAATCTGATCACGATTGAACAGTTCGAGAATCTGATCATTAGCCGTACAGAAACCGGAAATCTTCTCAAGCTCCGTGATGTCGGAGAGGTGCGCTACGGGACCAACACTTACACCATTCAGGCCACCGACAAAAAAAGCCAACCAGCTCTCACCGTGGCCGTGTTTCAGACGCCAACCAGCAATGCCCTGGACGTCTCCAAGGCTGTCGTTGAACAGATGAACAAATTCGCTGCAACTGTTCCTCCGGGCGTGAGGGTCGATCAGATCTACGACATCGGCCAGTTCATTGAAGCCTCCGTTGAAGGTGTGATCGATGCGCTTGGCCTGGCCATCATCCTGGTGCTGGTGATTCTGTTTCTTTTCCTTCAAAACTGGAGGGCAACCATCGTTCCCAGCCTCGCCATCCCGATTTCACTGGTGGGCGCTTTTGGCTTTCTGAAGGCCTTCGGCTTTTCAATCAATCAGTTGACTCTGCTCGGCCTAGTGCTTGCCACCGGTTTGGTCGTGGACGACGCCATCGTTGTCATCGAAGCGGTCTCAAGCAACATCGAAAAGGGAATGCGGCCCCGACAGGCAGCGATGGAGTGCATGGGGGAGCTGTTTGGTGCATTGGTGGCAACAGCCCTGGTGTTGATGGCCGTGTTCGTTCCCGTGGCCTTCTATCCAGGCAGTATCGGCATCATCTATAAACAATTTGCTTTAACAATCGCTTTCTCGATCGGAATCTCTGCGTTCAATGCCCTCACCTTTTCACCCATGCTTTCGGGTCTGATCCTTCCAAAAGAGCAGCCGAGACAACCGAAGGGCTGGGGCTGGATCGTCGCCGGAGTGATCGTCGGGCTGGCCTTCGGCAAATTCAGTGCCAATTCCTTCGGGAGCTGGACTTATGTCGCCGGAGTACTGATTGGTGGCTTCGCCGGCGCCAATCTATCCCGGATTTTCGAAAGCTTCAATGCCGGATTTGGTCGACTTCAAAAGGCTTACGCCAATCTTCTTCAACAGTTGATCAAAGCCAGAAAACTTGTGATGACAGTTCTGGTGGCCGGCATGGTGCTGACTCTGCTGGCCTTCAACGCCATCCCGGGTGCATTCATTCCTGAAGAAGACCAGGGGTATGGGATGGGTATTTTCCAGTTGCAGAACGGTGCATCCCTGGTCGAGACCCAAAAGGTCGGCATTCAGATTGCTGAAATTCTCCGAAAAGAAGATGACATTGAAAACGCATCAGTGATCAACGGGGCTGGCTTCAACGGTTCAAGTCCCGATCAAGGTCTGTTTTTCTATGGTTTCAAACCTATCTCGGAGCGAAGAAACTCCAAGGACAGTGCCGACGCGATTATTGAACGTCTGAATGCGCAGTTGATCGAACTGAGCAGCGGTCTTGCCATTGCCATCGCGCCACCGGCAGTTCCTGGATTTTCTCCATCGGGTGGTTTCTATTTCCAGTTCAACGATCTCAGCAATGGCACCTTCGGTTTCAACGAGTTCTCCGAGATGGCAGGAAAGCTGATCAAGACAGCCAATGCCAGCGGTGATTTCTCCAGCGTTTTCACCCAGTTCAATCCCAGTTCTCCCGCCGTCGGTCTGTCGATTGACCGCGATGTGATGGGTGCACTCAACGTCGACTACCAGGAGGCAATGAACACCATCGCAATTGTGACTGGTGGCAACTACTCAGGAATCACCTACGAAAGCGGACAAGTCCGCAACATCTATGTGCAGGGAACTCCTGATCAGCGTAAGAACTTCGACGACATTCTTGATATCTACGTTCACGACAGAGAAGGAAACCTGGTGCAGGTCTCCCAGTTCGCCAGCATCGATCTCAGCAGCGCCCCACCTGTGATCAATCACTACAACCTATACCGATCGATTCTGATTCAGGGTTCTGAGGCCGCCGGCAAGAGCAGCGGTCAGGCGCTTGACACCATGCAGCAGATCTTCAAGCAGGAAAATTTCACCAACATCGGTTCTGCTTTTACTGGTCTCGCAGCACTTCAACTCTCCTCCGGAAACGCCAGCCTGGTGGTCTTTGGACTCGGCCTGCTGTTCGTTTACCTCGTGCTTTCAGCCCAGTACGAAAGCTACGTGACCCCAGTGATCATCCTGGCGACGGTTCCTCTGGCGATGCTCGGAGCGCTGGCTTTCCTGAGTATGCGCTCGATTGATCTCAATATTTACGCGCAGGTTGGGCTTGTGACCCTGATCGGCCTGGCCGCCAAAAACGGAATTTTGATCGTTGAGGTCGCCGAACAGCGACTTCAACAGGGCAAGTCTGCTGTTGAAGCGGTCATCGAATCTGCTGAATCGCGTCTTCGTCCGATCCTGATGACAGCGATCGCGGCCCTCGCCGGTTTTCTTCCACTGGTGGTGGCCAATGGAGCCGGCTCTCACAGTCAGCAGTCGCTTGGAACTGTGATTTTCGGTGGCCTATTGGTTGCCACAGTGCTGTCTCTGGGTGTGGTGCCACCCTTTTATGTTGTGATCAAAGGTCTGGAGGCACGGTTGTTCAAGCAAAAGCAGCAGGATGGCAGCGACGACGCATCAATCGCTGGTGCCAGCTGA
- a CDS encoding efflux RND transporter periplasmic adaptor subunit translates to MLCTLAAVALVTGCGKPKQAARSMLTVQTATISDATFEPNIQAISMLESTTTVALKPETEGRVVQVLAKEGQQVKAGQPILVLDNVQESAALDAAKAQALTDRLNAERYEFLFQNGATSAELRDQYATQAITSRDQARTAAANLGYKFVRSPIDGVIGNLDRVKLGDYIETGQDITGIVNNSNLWTLMEIPATHAGDVAIGQSVKVVSQGDPPVQGEGSVVFISPYFGTSSSSSAPNTVLVKAEFPNLTEQLKTGQFVKSAIITGSKQTLAVPVQAVMMQAEQPFVYKLIPLSRALPGIKASANVPEATKKTLEKLPPATPIVMQTKVKLGQLQNNFYPVQSGLNRADRVAVSNTSQLRSGMPVKVAPASSSQQSAPTTTTTTTTKD, encoded by the coding sequence GTGTTGTGCACTCTTGCCGCCGTGGCACTGGTCACAGGCTGCGGCAAGCCCAAGCAAGCTGCGCGATCGATGCTGACAGTGCAGACGGCAACGATCAGCGACGCCACCTTTGAACCCAACATCCAGGCCATCAGCATGCTGGAGTCCACCACCACTGTGGCTCTGAAACCTGAGACGGAGGGTCGTGTGGTCCAGGTGCTGGCTAAGGAGGGTCAGCAAGTCAAAGCCGGTCAGCCGATTCTTGTACTCGACAACGTGCAGGAAAGCGCTGCATTGGATGCCGCCAAGGCACAAGCCCTGACCGACAGGCTCAATGCCGAACGGTACGAATTCCTCTTCCAGAACGGAGCGACCTCAGCCGAACTGCGAGACCAGTACGCCACCCAGGCGATCACCTCTCGCGATCAGGCACGCACCGCTGCAGCAAACCTCGGATACAAATTTGTGCGTTCACCGATCGACGGCGTCATCGGCAATCTCGACAGGGTGAAGCTCGGCGATTACATCGAGACCGGGCAGGACATCACCGGCATCGTGAATAACTCAAACCTTTGGACCTTGATGGAGATACCAGCCACTCATGCAGGAGACGTGGCGATCGGCCAGAGCGTGAAGGTGGTCTCACAGGGAGATCCCCCTGTGCAAGGAGAGGGTTCAGTGGTGTTCATCTCCCCCTACTTCGGGACGAGCAGTAGTTCCAGTGCACCCAACACCGTGCTCGTGAAAGCGGAGTTCCCCAATCTGACCGAACAGCTGAAGACCGGACAATTCGTGAAAAGCGCAATCATCACTGGAAGCAAGCAAACTCTCGCTGTGCCTGTTCAGGCGGTGATGATGCAAGCGGAACAACCTTTCGTTTACAAGTTGATCCCGCTGAGCAGAGCCCTGCCGGGGATCAAAGCCTCAGCGAATGTTCCAGAAGCAACTAAGAAAACACTGGAAAAGCTGCCCCCCGCAACACCAATCGTGATGCAGACCAAGGTGAAGCTGGGTCAACTTCAAAACAATTTCTACCCCGTGCAATCCGGGCTGAACCGAGCGGACAGAGTGGCAGTCAGCAATACCAGTCAACTGCGCAGCGGTATGCCAGTGAAAGTGGCGCCTGCCAGCTCATCGCAACAAAGCGCCCCGACCACAACAACGACAACCACAACGAAGGACTGA
- a CDS encoding tetratricopeptide repeat-containing sulfotransferase family protein, whose product MTDLIVIQELSAAGRHQECLQACQNALQVNPEEAYAYKYTGKSLLALGQFEKAQQCLVKAHQLDGSDPEIVKDIGNIALKLGNQNAALGWYEKALEVNNNYAPALNNLANLKRQSGNNQEAVDLFKRAIWSDPKLIQAYIGAAASFLAIGDIDQAEAFANQTLAINESTPGINEILGIISQNRSKPDQAIECYQNELRINPKSSNSLLNLGLLLLQKEQPSAAVESLSKASALAPSEQCSLYLAQAYQNLGQFKEAIIEYKKVDINKSKNKMIPFNLGLCLLNIGNNIDAIEAFKIAVQLDESFIPAWGNIGTALVNEGRHQEALTTTQKVLDLSPENPGAYMNLGGIYKELGQLDQALAATLKSLELEPENSDAYISLGGIYKELGQLDQALAATLKSLELKSDNPTAQMNLGTIYQNLGNLDHALTSTLNSLELQPDNPAVYINLSGIYMDLGNLDQALTSNLKSLELKPDNPAAHMSLGSIHKALGNLDQALVSTLKSLELKADNPTAHMNLGSIYQDLGNTDQALASTHKSLELNPDNPYAHMNLGSIYQDLGNTDQALASTRKSLELNPDNPDAHMNLGGIHKELGNLDQALTSTRKSLELNPDNPDAHMNLGGIHKELGNLDQALTSILKSLELKPDNPTAHMNLGSIQKELGNLDQALASTLKSLELKADNPSAYMNLGSIYQDLGNTDQALASTHKSLELNPDNPDAHMNLGGIHKELGNFDQALSSTLKSLELNPDNPDAHMNLGGIHKDLGNIDQALASTLKSLELKRENSAALCKLGLIKMTLAQTKEARKYLFEAISHNTQECEAYFSLSHMLEKETDAEALIELIKQVNTSRLTPKTRSFIEFALSNCFHKLKRYDEATNHLKAANQNKLKLLPSDSEFIQNEISRNLTNFEPLEITTMDKNCGEGRIFIVGMPRSGSTLLETILSMSPEIKDLGESRSLTKAIAKFKQQKRCKSDNLSLDKLYAQMECISNTDFKFTTDKNLYNFMHIDWIVHHMPKAKIIHCRRNPMDNILSMYRSNLSTGNNYTANLEDAATVLITQEKAMQDQKKRHPEKIFTFDYDQFVNAPKANLAKLLEWLGLKFNESYLHPEKSIRIVNTASVMQARKPINNKSVGGWKSYKNLLKPAIIIIQESGISI is encoded by the coding sequence ATGACAGATTTGATCGTAATCCAAGAGCTTTCAGCGGCTGGTCGTCATCAGGAATGTCTACAGGCTTGCCAAAATGCCTTACAGGTTAATCCAGAAGAGGCCTATGCCTATAAATACACAGGTAAGTCCTTACTGGCTTTAGGGCAATTCGAAAAAGCACAGCAATGCCTAGTAAAAGCTCATCAACTCGATGGGAGCGATCCAGAAATTGTTAAAGACATTGGCAATATAGCCTTGAAGCTTGGCAACCAGAACGCCGCACTTGGATGGTACGAAAAAGCGTTAGAAGTCAATAATAATTATGCTCCTGCTCTCAACAATCTCGCCAATCTCAAACGGCAGTCAGGCAACAATCAAGAAGCTGTCGATCTATTCAAGCGAGCCATCTGGTCAGACCCAAAATTGATCCAGGCATACATAGGAGCAGCAGCCAGTTTTCTGGCGATAGGTGATATTGATCAAGCCGAAGCATTCGCAAATCAAACCCTAGCAATCAACGAAAGCACCCCAGGAATCAATGAAATTCTTGGCATTATCTCTCAAAACAGAAGCAAGCCCGATCAAGCTATTGAGTGCTATCAGAACGAGTTAAGAATTAATCCCAAATCTAGTAACTCATTGCTCAATTTAGGGCTTCTGCTGCTTCAGAAGGAACAGCCTTCAGCAGCGGTGGAATCACTCTCAAAGGCATCAGCTCTTGCTCCAAGCGAGCAGTGCTCACTTTATTTGGCGCAGGCCTATCAAAACCTAGGGCAATTCAAAGAAGCAATTATTGAATATAAGAAAGTAGATATTAACAAATCCAAGAACAAGATGATTCCTTTCAATCTTGGACTCTGCTTGCTCAATATCGGAAATAATATCGATGCAATTGAAGCGTTTAAGATTGCCGTTCAGCTTGATGAGTCATTCATTCCCGCCTGGGGAAATATAGGTACTGCTCTTGTAAATGAAGGGAGGCACCAAGAAGCCCTAACAACAACACAAAAAGTTCTTGATCTAAGTCCTGAAAACCCAGGTGCCTACATGAACCTGGGCGGGATCTACAAAGAACTTGGCCAGCTCGATCAAGCGCTTGCAGCAACCCTGAAGTCCCTAGAGCTCGAGCCTGAAAACTCCGATGCTTACATTAGCTTGGGTGGGATTTATAAAGAGCTCGGTCAGCTCGATCAAGCACTTGCGGCAACCCTGAAGTCCTTAGAGCTCAAATCTGATAACCCCACTGCCCAAATGAACCTGGGCACTATCTATCAAAACCTCGGAAACCTTGACCACGCTCTCACCTCCACTCTCAACTCCCTAGAGCTACAACCAGATAACCCCGCTGTCTACATAAACCTGAGCGGTATCTACATGGATCTCGGCAATCTTGATCAAGCTCTCACCTCCAATCTCAAATCCTTAGAGCTCAAACCAGATAACCCCGCTGCCCACATGAGCCTGGGCAGCATCCACAAAGCACTCGGAAACCTTGATCAGGCGCTTGTCTCAACCCTCAAATCACTTGAACTCAAAGCAGACAACCCCACTGCCCACATGAACCTTGGCAGCATCTATCAAGACCTTGGCAACACTGATCAAGCTCTCGCCTCTACTCACAAGTCCCTAGAGCTCAATCCTGATAACCCATATGCGCACATGAACCTTGGCAGCATCTATCAAGACCTCGGCAACACTGATCAAGCTCTTGCCTCCACTCGCAAGTCCCTAGAGCTCAATCCTGATAATCCAGATGCCCACATGAATCTAGGCGGTATCCACAAAGAACTCGGCAACCTTGATCAAGCACTCACCTCCACTCGCAAGTCCTTAGAGCTCAATCCTGATAACCCAGATGCCCACATGAACCTGGGGGGTATTCACAAAGAACTCGGCAACCTTGATCAAGCACTCACCTCCATTCTCAAATCCCTTGAGCTCAAGCCTGATAACCCCACTGCCCACATGAACCTTGGCAGCATCCAAAAAGAACTTGGGAACCTTGATCAGGCGCTTGCCTCAACCCTTAAGTCCCTTGAGCTCAAAGCTGATAACCCAAGTGCCTACATGAACCTTGGCAGCATCTATCAAGACCTCGGCAACACTGATCAAGCTCTTGCCTCTACTCACAAGTCCCTAGAGCTCAATCCTGATAATCCAGATGCCCACATGAACCTAGGCGGTATCCACAAAGAACTCGGCAACTTTGATCAGGCTCTTAGCTCAACCCTCAAATCACTAGAGCTCAATCCTGATAATCCAGATGCCCACATGAACCTAGGCGGTATCCACAAAGATCTCGGCAACATTGATCAGGCTCTTGCCTCCACACTTAAGTCCCTAGAACTAAAGCGTGAAAACTCAGCAGCATTATGCAAACTTGGCCTGATTAAGATGACTTTAGCGCAGACCAAAGAAGCAAGAAAATATCTATTCGAGGCGATTTCACATAACACTCAAGAGTGCGAAGCGTACTTCTCACTAAGCCATATGCTGGAGAAAGAAACAGACGCAGAGGCGCTCATTGAATTAATCAAACAAGTCAATACATCTCGCCTCACTCCGAAGACAAGATCATTTATCGAATTCGCACTATCAAACTGCTTCCACAAGCTAAAAAGATACGATGAGGCAACAAATCACCTGAAAGCAGCAAATCAAAACAAATTAAAATTACTTCCTTCGGACTCCGAATTCATCCAAAACGAAATATCGAGAAATCTGACGAACTTCGAGCCTTTAGAAATAACAACCATGGATAAAAATTGCGGGGAAGGAAGGATTTTCATTGTTGGCATGCCCAGAAGCGGTTCGACATTACTAGAAACAATATTAAGCATGAGCCCAGAGATCAAAGATCTTGGAGAAAGCAGATCTCTAACAAAAGCAATTGCAAAATTCAAGCAACAGAAACGATGCAAATCTGACAATCTAAGTCTCGACAAATTGTACGCACAGATGGAATGCATAAGCAACACAGACTTCAAGTTCACGACCGACAAAAACTTGTACAATTTCATGCACATCGACTGGATTGTCCACCACATGCCTAAGGCCAAAATCATTCACTGCCGAAGAAATCCAATGGACAACATCCTTTCAATGTACAGAAGCAATCTTTCCACTGGAAACAATTACACAGCGAACCTAGAAGACGCAGCAACGGTGCTAATTACACAAGAGAAAGCCATGCAAGACCAAAAAAAGAGACATCCTGAAAAAATATTTACTTTTGATTATGATCAATTCGTCAACGCACCCAAAGCGAATCTAGCTAAGCTCCTAGAATGGCTAGGATTAAAATTCAATGAAAGCTATCTTCACCCAGAAAAAAGCATTAGAATCGTAAATACAGCCAGTGTTATGCAAGCAAGGAAACCCATTAATAATAAATCCGTGGGCGGCTGGAAAAGCTATAAAAACCTGCTCAAGCCAGCAATAATAATTATACAAGAAAGCGGAATTTCAATATAA
- a CDS encoding sulfotransferase, with protein sequence MLEDNLTRQEYLDSNPLNTNSGKGRIFIVGMPRSSSTLLETILSTNPAIKNLGESRSLEKAIVNIEQLPEPESSRQKLNDLGSKLEPIDNIQLHTQ encoded by the coding sequence ATGTTAGAGGATAATCTTACACGTCAAGAATATCTTGACAGCAACCCACTAAATACTAATAGCGGCAAAGGAAGAATATTTATTGTTGGTATGCCGAGAAGCAGTTCTACGCTGCTAGAAACAATCCTGAGCACCAACCCTGCAATCAAAAATCTAGGAGAAAGCCGATCTCTCGAAAAGGCAATTGTTAATATCGAACAACTTCCAGAACCTGAATCCAGCCGACAGAAACTCAATGACCTTGGTTCAAAATTAGAGCCGATCGACAATATCCAATTACATACACAGTAG
- a CDS encoding sulfotransferase — MYFFYINWITNYMPEAKIIHCRKNPMGNILSMHRSNLTPTNNGTSNIEDAANVLTAQEQTMQIHKRIHPDKIFAFGYDEFVNAPKETLTKLLRWLELDFSQSYLHPEKSTISAISINTACVLQARKPISNKSVGNWKNYKDLLKPAKKFF, encoded by the coding sequence ATATATTTTTTCTATATAAACTGGATCACTAATTACATGCCAGAAGCTAAGATTATCCACTGCCGCAAGAACCCAATGGGCAACATACTTTCCATGCATAGAAGTAATCTTACCCCCACAAACAACGGGACATCCAACATTGAAGATGCCGCAAATGTGCTTACTGCACAAGAGCAAACAATGCAAATCCACAAGAGAATCCATCCCGATAAAATATTTGCCTTTGGTTACGACGAGTTTGTCAATGCACCCAAGGAAACCCTCACAAAACTTCTGAGATGGTTGGAGCTAGACTTTAGTCAAAGCTATCTTCATCCGGAAAAAAGCACAATAAGCGCAATAAGCATAAACACAGCGTGTGTTTTACAAGCAAGAAAACCTATCAGCAATAAATCTGTGGGGAACTGGAAAAACTATAAAGACCTACTAAAGCCCGCAAAAAAATTTTTCTAG